Proteins from a genomic interval of Medicago truncatula cultivar Jemalong A17 chromosome 3, MtrunA17r5.0-ANR, whole genome shotgun sequence:
- the LOC25489706 gene encoding PLASTID TRANSCRIPTIONALLY ACTIVE protein 6, chloroplastic: protein MKAAMSISTTSFLFLSPPSLPPLSRTPQPSFSSSFKLKPLILQTSPTTRRNPFLTRADDGDVESAGPDDYEMDEDEMEEVDNEKDFDIEYEANGDVDIATAQSMNFVSTQGWDPDTLVDYRINEDEFHKISLLDCDFFIRKPPDPDNDVYDFREMYVTPPDTDVYSIPKVLAPMPQKYIRCAQSDFGCDNVTEPPVDARRDPLYKSEREIEKAFLTKHYKNRRLGDPEFVLDFEEIYVIDSKTKSITRAKVLVTAPGGRTRDRKSDLLVIADKGNSFKIIHMSEKDDPTTVIERREWAQSREEMERHLRKLRDFSTSNWF, encoded by the exons ATGAAAGCAGCTATGTCCATTTCCACCACctccttcctcttcctctcaCCACCGTCACTACCACCTCTTTCCAGAACTCCACAACCCTCATTCTCCTCTTCTTTCAAACTCAAACCTCTCATCCTCCAAACCTCCCCTACCACTCGGCGCAACCCATTCTTAACCCGCGCCGACGACGGCGACGTCGAATCCGCTGGTCCCGACGATTATGAAATGGACGAAGATGAAATGGAGGAGGTTGATAACGAAAAAGACTTCGACATCGAGTACGAAGCCAACGGCGATGTTGACATTGCGACAGCGCAGAGTATGAATTTCGTTTCTACGCAGGGGTGGGACCCTGATACTCTCGTTGATTATAGAATTAATGAAGATGAGTTTCATAAGATTAGTTTGTTAGATTGTGATTTCTTTATTCGGAAACCTCCTGATCCTGATAACGATGTTTATGATTTCAGAGAG aTGTATGTTACTCCTCCTGATACAGATGTTTACTCAATCCCCAAGGTTCTTGCACCAATGCCTCAAAAG TACATTAGATGCGCGCAAAGTGATTTTGGATGCGACAATGTTACAGAGCCACCCGTTGATGCACGCCGAGATCCTCTGTACAAATCTGAGAGGGAAATCGAGAAG GCATTCTTGACAAAACACTACAAAAATCGGAGGCTGGGAGACCCTGAGTTTGTCCTGGATTTTGAGGAGATTTATGTTATTGATTCCAAAACTAAGTCTATTACCAGAGCCAAAGTTCTG GTAACAGCTCCAGGAGGGAGAACTAGAGATAGAAAGAGCGACTTGCTTGTGATAGCTGATAAGGGGAACTCATTCAAAATAATACATATG AGTGAAAAAGATGATCCAACAACTGTCATAGAAAGACGAGAGTGGGCCCAATCCAGAGAAGAAATGGAGAGACATCTAAGAAAGCTAAGAGATTTCAGCACTTCAAATTGGTTTTGA